One window of Saccharomyces mikatae IFO 1815 strain IFO1815 genome assembly, chromosome: 8 genomic DNA carries:
- the RPS20 gene encoding 40S ribosomal protein uS10 (similar to Saccharomyces cerevisiae RPS20 (YHL015W); ancestral locus Anc_2.550), producing MSDFQKEKVEEQEQQQQQIIKIRITLTSTKVKQLENVSSNIVKNAEQHNLVKKGPVRLPTKVLKISTRKTPNGEGSKTWETYEMRIHKRYIDLEAPVQIVKRITQITIEPGVDVEVVVASN from the coding sequence ATGTCTGACtttcaaaaggaaaaggttgaagaacaagaacaacaacaacaacaaatcATCAAGATTAGAATCACTTTGACTTCTACCAAGGTTAAGCAATTAGAAAACGTTTCTTCTAACATTGTTAAGAATGCTGAACAACACAACTTGGTCAAGAAGGGTCCAGTCAGATTACCAACCAAGGTCTTGAAGATCTCCACCAGAAAGACTCCAAATGGTGAAGGTTCCAAGACTTGGGAAACCTACGAAATGAGAATCCACAAGAGATACATCGACTTGGAAGCTCCTGTTCAAATTGTTAAGAGAATTACTCAAATTACTATTGAACCTGGTGTGGATGTCGAAGTTGTTGTCGCTTCCAACTAA
- the YLF2 gene encoding Ylf2p (similar to Saccharomyces cerevisiae YLF2 (YHL014C); ancestral locus Anc_2.549) has translation MNIGGGKFLLGRISNSPTSGIVGLANVGKSTFFQAITNSKLGNPANYPFATIDAECAKVNIPSVPLSNLLRIYQSTKIVPGSLTIYDIAGLTRGASQGHGLGNKFLNDIRHVDGIFQVVRGFLKEDITHIEGNVDPIRDLSVVQDELILKDLEFLENIRERLDKKMRMVSKNSKEYQGMKVEIDLLNALEDHLFNGKKIRHFKDHWNLDEVRILNKHNFLTSKPTLILLNVSPQDYVTNENKFVKDVLKWVDEFSPGDRLLLFSAEFESQLIECNGIASEYFDKLKQDTNTSDQQLISAIPQIILEMRRLLNLISFFTCGPQEVHQWNIRKGTTAQEAAGVIHSDLRDTFISADVIKYNDLKTMQPPLNESLLKSKGLIKRAGKQYIMQDNDIALFKAAGAKLK, from the coding sequence ATGAATATTGGCGGAGGAAAATTCTTGCTTGGAAGAATATCCAATAGTCCAACTTCTGGCATTGTAGGCCTTGCTAACGTTGGTAAAtccacttttttccaagcAATAACAAATTCTAAACTGGGCAATCCTGCGAACTATCCATTTGCCACTATTGACGCAGAATGTGCCAAAGTCAACATACCTAGTGTCCCACTATCGAATTTATTGAGAATATATCAAAGTACAAAAATCGTACCTGGAAGTCTCACGATATATGATATTGCTGGACTTACTAGAGGTGCATCTCAAGGCCATGGTTTGGGTAACAAGTTTTTGAACGATATCAGACACGTTGATGGCATATTTCAGGTAGTGAGAGGTTTCTTAAAGGAAGATATCACTCATATAGAAGGTAACGTTGATCCCATCAGAGATTTATCAGTGGTACAAGATGAACTCATCTTGAAAGACTTGGAATTTCTGGAAAATATAAGAGAAAGACTGgataagaagatgagaatggtttcaaaaaattctaaagAATACCAAGGAATGAAGGTGGAGATAGATCTATTAAATGCATTAGAAGATCATCTGTTCAAcggtaaaaaaattcggCATTTCAAAGACCATTGGAATCTAGACGAGGTCAGAATTTTGAATAAGCACAACTTTTTGACTTCTAAGCCAACTTTGATATTGCTGAATGTTTCACCCCAAGATTATGTCACAAATGAGAATAAGTTTGTCAAGGATGTTTTAAAATGGGTGGACGAATTTTCACCTGGAGATAGATTGTTACTTTTTAGTGCGGAATTCGAATCGCAATTGATCGAATGCAATGGCATAGCATCGGAGTATTTTGACAAGCTCAAGCAGGATACCAATACCTCTGATCAGCAGCTAATTTCTGCAATACCGCAAATAATCCTAGAAATGAGAAGGTTGTTGAACTTAATCAGCTTTTTCACATGTGGCCCACAAGAAGTTCATCAGTGGAACATAAGAAAGGGAACTACTGCTCAAGAGGCTGCCGGTGTAATTCATAGCGATTTACGTGATACTTTTATTAGCGCTGACGTAATAAAATATAACGATTTGAAGACTATGCAACCACCATTAAACGAGTCTTTACTGAAATCTAAAGGGTTGATCAAACGCGCGGGGAAACAATATATTATGCAGGATAACGACATTGCCTTATTCAAAGCTGCCGGGGCCAAGCTAAAGTGA
- the OTU2 gene encoding deubiquitinase OTU2 (similar to Saccharomyces cerevisiae OTU2 (YHL013C); ancestral locus Anc_2.548), whose protein sequence is MSGTAGGENVETMEDILARHRKENKDLQNRVTGMKKQATKSKRKEVNSKCLDLQSNLKTKQEDEIRAWKISNDQVSDVEQDDDVTPEKLLEQLSISQENEKDQQNTITQEIKLQSQTKKRRNRQKERLAKRDAEIAKMKEEAALEASKQPDLKKIEQESIDQLCELKKLKQFDIQPDGHCLFASILDQLRLRHDPKELESDLNVMKLRWLSSNYVQKHRDDFIPYLFDEETMQMKDIDEYTKEMEHTAQWGGEIEILALSKVFDCPISILMSGRPVQVYNEDGKKPELKLVYYKHSYSLGEHYNSLHDS, encoded by the coding sequence ATGAGTGGTACAGCAGGAGGGGAGAACGTTGAAACTATGGAAGACATTTTGGCCAGACATCGcaaggaaaataaagatttaCAAAATAGAGTAACAGGTATGAAGAAGCAGGCCACTAAATCCAAAAGAAAGGAAGTTAACTCAAAATGTCTAGATCTTCAAAGTAATCTTAAGACGAAACAAGAAGACGAAATTAGAGCTTGGAAAATTTCCAATGATCAGGTATCTGACGTGGAACAAGACGATGACGTGACTCCCGAGAAGCTACTAGAACAACTCTCCATATCAcaagaaaacgaaaaggACCAACAAAACACCATCAcacaagaaataaaactgCAAAGTCAAACAAAGAAGCGCCGCAATAGACAGAAGGAACGATTGGCAAAAAGAGATGCAGAAATCGctaaaatgaaagaagaggCAGCTTTGGAAGCGTCCAAACAACctgacttgaaaaaaatagaacaaGAATCTATAGATCAACTATGCGAAttaaagaaactaaaacaATTTGATATACAACCTGACGGTCATTGTCTGTTTGCCTCTATATTAGATCAGTTGAGATTACGTCATGATCCAAAAGAACTAGAGTCAGACTTGAATGTCATGAAGCTGAGATGGTTGAGTTCCAATTACGTGCAAAAACATAGAGACGATTTCATACCATATTTGTTCGATGAAGAAACCATGCAAATGaaagatattgatgaatatACAAAAGAGATGGAGCATACAGCTCAATGGGGTGGCGAGATTGAAATCTTGGCCCTCTCGAAAGTTTTTGACTGTCCCATTAGTATTTTAATGAGTGGTAGACCAGTTCAGGTGTATAATGAAGATGGGAAAAAACCTGAATTGAAGTTAGTTTATTATAAACATAGTTATTCTTTGGGTGAGCATTACAATTCATTGCATGATTCGTGA
- the PRS3 gene encoding ribose phosphate diphosphokinase subunit PRS3 (similar to Saccharomyces cerevisiae PRS3 (YHL011C); ancestral locus Anc_2.543) encodes MPTNSIKLLAPDVHRGLAELVAKRLGLQLTSSKLKRDPTGEVSFSIGESVRDQDIFIITQIGSGVVNDRVLELLIMINASKTASARRITAIIPNFPYARQDRKDKSRAPITAKLMADMLTTAGCDHVITMDLHASQIQGFFDVPVDNLYAEPSVVRYIKENVNYMDSIIISPDAGGAKRAATLADRLDLNFALIHKERARANEVSRMVLVGDVTDKICIIVDDMADTCGTLAKAAEILLENRAQSVIAIVTHGVLSGRAIENINNSRLDRVVCTNTVPFEEKIKRCPKLAVIDISSVLAESIRRLHNGESISYLFKNYPL; translated from the coding sequence ATGCCAACAAATTCCATCAAGTTATTAGCACCAGACGTCCACCGTGGTTTAGCTGAACTCGTTGCTAAAAGGTTAGGTCTACAATTAACTAGTAGTAAGCTAAAAAGAGATCCGACCGGtgaagtttctttttctattgGGGAATCTGTTAGAGACCAAGATATCTTTATCATTACGCAAATCGGCTCTGGTGTCGTGAACGATCGTGTTCTAGAACTACTAATTATGATCAACGCTTCAAAAACTGCATCCGCAAGAAGAATTACTGCAATTATTCCAAATTTCCCATATGCAAGGCAAGATAGAAAGGATAAATCTCGTGCTCCTATTACTGCCAAGTTGATGGCCGATATGTTAACCACTGCCGGCTGTGACCATGTGATTACTATGGATTTGCATGCTTCTCAAATCCAAGGGTTCTTTGACGTCCCAGTAGATAACCTATATGCAGAACCAAGCGTAGTTAGGTATATCAAGGAGAATGTCAACTATATGGATTCAATAATAATTTCACCGGATGCTGGTGGGGCCAAACGTGCTGCAACTTTAGCCGATCGTCTGGACCTAAATTTTGCATTGATCCATAAGGAAAGAGCTCGTGCTAATGAGGTCTCTCGCATGGTTCTTGTTGGTGATGTTACGGACAAGATTTGTATCATTGTTGATGACATGGCCGATACATGTGGTACTTTAGCTAAGGCTGCTGAaattcttttggaaaatagAGCCCAATCTGTTATTGCTATTGTCACGCATGGTGTTTTATCAGGTAGAgctattgaaaatatcaataattctAGACTGGATAGAGTTGTTTGCACGAACACTGTtccatttgaagaaaaaatcaaaaggtGCCCAAAATTAGCCGTCATTGACATCAGCAGTGTGCTGGCTGAAAGTATTCGTCGTTTGCATAATGGTGAAAGTATTTCTTATCTATTTAAGAACTATCCCCTATAA
- the ETP1 gene encoding Etp1p (similar to Saccharomyces cerevisiae ETP1 (YHL010C); ancestral locus Anc_2.542) gives MDQFEYNIVLEFESQNQVESAYQIFKSVPKQFNSNSVWKENTKSDHQSWQDWRICDWEIEMITDFINQTSKEEETDLITSQYLGHGIIRLFKLNNAANSHNEKEMLTIPGDDTMICILFVPTYFTVHDLLHFYIGDDIVNKQVSNFRILRNQQKGMGFNFTVLIKFRSALDARNFKEEFNGKSFSRMDPETCHVISIKEIVFQRKLFQRPTVNEDFPYLLTDPFTIKKTKEQVKVELPTCPVCLERMDSETTGLVTIPCQHTFHCQCLNKWKNSRCPVCRHSSLRLSRESLLKQAGDSAHCATCGSTDNLWICLICGNVGCGRYNSKHAIKHYEETLHCFAMDIRTQRVWDYAGDNYVHRLVQNEVDGKLVEVGGSGDDNNSGPGNSDEPKNVVNGSRNKEGEGSSSNKKDGELAANFLRHREYHLEYVQVLISQLESQREYYELKLQEKNHSTSDSLKIESLKKSMEDLKQQFQDAQREWHKKEMTQKKKMEEDKLVIEGLQANLDYLSKKQEQLEQENKALVESKVDLEEQVKDLMFYLDSQEKFKDADESVKEGTVLIQQPLKGAQASKSKKKRNKMKKLGK, from the coding sequence ATGGATCAATTTGAATATAACATTGTTTTAGAGTTTGAAAGTCAAAACCAGGTTGAATCCGCAtatcaaattttcaagagcGTCCCAAAACAGTTCAACTCAAACAGTGTTTGGAAGGAAAACACTAAAAGTGATCATCAAAGCTGGCAAGATTGGAGAATCTGTGATTGGGAAATAGAAATGATTACTGATTTCATCAATCAAACATcgaaagaagaggaaacCGATTTAATCACCTCACAATACTTAGGCCATGGAATAATAAGGCTATTTAAATTGAACAATGCAGCTAATTCCcataatgaaaaggaaatgtTGACTATCCCTGGAGATGATACTATGATCTGTATCCTATTTGTTCCGACCTATTTTACTGTTCATGATTTATTGCATTTTTATATTGGTGATGATATTGTCAATAAACAAGTTTCAAACTTTCGTATATTACGAAATCAGCAAAAGGGAATGGGATTTAACTTTACAGTCCTGATCAAATTCAGGAGTGCACTTGATgcaagaaattttaaagaagagTTCAACGGCAAAAGCTTTAGTAGGATGGATCCAGAAACATGCCATGTAATCTCCATAAAGGaaattgtttttcaaagaaagcTCTTCCAAAGACCTACCGTTAACGAAGATTTTCCCTATCTTCTTACTGATCCATTcactataaaaaaaacaaaagaacagGTAAAAGTTGAACTACCCACATGCCCTGTTTGCCTTGAAAGAATGGATTCAGAAACGACTGGATTAGTAACTATCCCGTGTCAGCATACATTTCATTGCCAATGCCTGAACAAGTGGAAGAACTCAAGATGTCCCGTGTGCAGACATTCAAGTTTGCGGCTAAGCAGGGAATCTTTATTAAAGCAGGCAGGCGATTCTGCACATTGTGCAACATGTGGTTCCACCGATAATCTGTGGATCTGCTTAATCTGTGGTAACGTTGGATGTGGTCGTTATAATTCTAAGCATGCGATTAAGCACTATGAAGAAACTTTACATTGTTTTGCGATGGATATACGGACACAAAGGGTATGGGATTATGCGGGGGATAATTACGTCCATCGACTAGTGCAGAATGAAGTTGATGGAAAATTGGTAGAGGTGGGCGGATCTGGTGATGATAACAATAGTGGGCCTGGCAATTCAGATGAGCCGAAAAATGTTGTTAACGGTAGCAGGAATAAAGAGGGTGAAGGATCAAGCTCTAATAAAAAAGATGGGGAGCTTGCAGCAAATTTCCTGAGACATAGGGAGTATCATCTAGAATACGTTCAAGTACTAATCTCTCAATTAGAGTCTCAAAGGGAATACTATGAACTGAAActacaagaaaagaaccaTAGTACATCTGATTCCTTGAAAATAGAAAGTCTGAAGAAGTCGATGGAAGATTTAAAACAACAATTTCAAGATGCTCAGAGGGAATGGcataagaaagaaatgacccagaaaaaaaaaatggaagaagacaaaCTAGTGATCGAAGGGCTACAAGCCAACCTGGATTACTTGTCAAAAAAGCAAGAGCAATTGgagcaagaaaataaagcgTTGGTGGAGTCTAAAGTGGACCTGGAAGAACAAGTCAAAGATCTAATGTTTTATTTAGAttctcaagaaaaattcaaagacGCTGACGAGAGTGTAAAAGAAGGTACTGTCCTAATACAGCAGCCCCTAAAAGGAGCCCAAGCGTCTAAAAGCAAGAAGAAACGCAATAAGATGAAAAAGCTAGGAAAATAG
- the YAP3 gene encoding Yap3p (similar to Saccharomyces cerevisiae YAP3 (YHL009C); ancestral locus Anc_2.493), whose amino-acid sequence MMPYNVDNNTNGFMKPINLQSEELECCTGSSVFQNDSEHIKENQDTLSDQTPCFSMLDVQCPALNLSESNYDLMVQNEIPLSKDTNFQTIQLMPSSGECSSYAVADSGNHHNDNNSDINHSYEKNDNSPSSRTPSIPHSENISDDSKAKKKAQNRAAQKAFRERKEARLKELQDKLLESEKNRQSLLKEIEELRKVNTEINAENRLLLRSGNERFSRDLIDGTGHKYSFPIKDEFFSSEVPEGKLNNKSMYTLKSSGQTREKEAQYTDKAGRQVFTVPATWEYLYKLSEDRDFDVTYVMSKLKGKECCHTHGPAYPRNLIDSLVQEAAANE is encoded by the coding sequence ATGATGCCCTACAATGTAGATAATAATACCAACGGGTTCATGAAACCCATTAACCTTCAATCTGAGGAGCTGGAATGTTGTACTGGAAGCTCAGTATTCCAAAACGATAGTgaacatataaaagaaaatcaagatACATTAAGTGATCAAACGCCTTGCTTTTCAATGTTAGATGTCCAATGTCCTGCTTTGAATCTCAGCGAATCAAATTATGATTTGATGGTTCAGAATGAAATACCACTTTCTAAGGATACTAATTTCCAGACAATTCAACTAATGCCTAGTTCTGGTGAATGTTCGTCCTATGCAGTGGCAGATAGCGGTAATCATCACAATGATAACAATAGTGATATCAATCATTCTtatgaaaagaatgatAATTCGCCAAGTTCGAGAACTCCTTCGATCCCTCATAGTGAAAATATATCAGATGACTCTaaggcaaagaaaaaggctCAAAACAGAGCTGCTCAAAAAGCCttcagagaaagaaaagaagctAGACTGAAAGAATTACAAGATAAATTGTTAGAGAGTGAGAAAAACCGTCAAAGTTTActgaaagaaattgaagaactaAGAAAAGTAAACACTGAAATCAACGCAGAAAACAGGCTGCTACTACGGAGTGGAAATGAAAGGTTCTCAAGAGACCTAATTGATGGTACTGGTCATAAATATTCTTTCCCAATCaaagatgaatttttctcttctgaAGTCCCGGAAGGCAAATtgaacaataaaagcatgTATACGCTAAAGAGCAGTGGTCAGAccagagaaaaagaagccCAGTATACAGACAAAGCAGGAAGACAAGTCTTCACGGTCCCCGCCACCTGGGAGTATCTTTACAAACTTTCAGAAGATAGAGATTTTGATGTGACCTATGTCATGAGCAAActaaaaggaaaagaatgttGCCATACACATGGACCTGCATACCCAAGAAATTTAATTGATTCTCTAGTGCAAGAGGCAGCTGCAAATGAATGA
- the SMKI08G0340 gene encoding uncharacterized protein (similar to Saccharomyces cerevisiae YHL008C; ancestral locus Anc_2.540), producing MVDDSSYLTPHETALAVVATAMKKARLQLDTLVINSLLGGILFSSGSFLLVAIQSDDPDMVAQNPGIINLITGVTFAIGLFYVVIMGADLFNSNILFFSVGAMRGAVTIYDLIVSWFVSWIGNIAGSLFVSYLFGHLSGIGSQELWIKGSRKIIEQKASYSFIQTFLKGIAGNFFVCLAIYLQLMAKPIHVKFIIMSFPIITFVGIGFTHVVADMSASFIAMLNGANVSVGKYIWKLLIPASLGNIVGGVFFSAVVPFYLHLVVVERDRKRLSLPAYEARDEQPELNMDSRVVRVPKHELEEDAENDISDGDSTETGGDLEDLKEKDPAGIYNMTNDSSSYLTGRSLNSLLSSPSSVVTSDNATMESDIGEPVPFTPKTNPIRGSSHLRLPYNRSTKSINNRHFNKRHSLRSPPGVFPVRGMGEPLEREKTIEDATYDPKNNELFLRKAETHNSSLAKNERKEDDNLLRLVKTEEDREQKEYQENGGYNILENKPGAKLEKIITHLAESVPSREVTPPVLPRTTQDTFPHNATASSPEYADDVHSLRRANSTTLGGLFRAVSREFHSSKDAESPDDLLKKMAAVGINRKARITANNVAGIVNLNEEDLDGSAR from the coding sequence atggtGGACGATTCAAGCTATCTTACGCCACACGAAACTGCACTGGCGGTAGTAGCCACCGCTATGAAAAAAGCAAGACTGCAACTAGATACGTTGGTAATAAACTCCTTACTTGGTGGTATTCTGTTTAGCAGTGGTTCCTTCTTATTGGTAGCGATACAATCAGATGATCCTGACATGGTCGCGCAAAATCCAGGTATTATAAACCTTATAACTGGTGTTACCTTTGCCATAGGTCTATTTTATGTGGTAATAATGGGTGCTGACCTTTTCAACtctaatattttatttttttctgttggGGCTATGAGAGGAGCAGTGACTATATATGATTTAATTGTTTCATGGTTTGTTAGTTGGATTGGTAACATTGCCGGTTCACTTTTCGTTTCATACCTTTTCGGTCATCTTTCAGGTATTGGTTCTCAGGAGCTTTGGATAAAGGGCTCGAGGAAAATCATTGAACAAAAGGCTTCATATTCATTCATACAGACCTTCTTGAAGGGGATAGCTGgtaatttctttgtttgtttgGCTATCTACCTTCAACTAATGGCAAAACCTATTCATGTTAAGTTCATCATAATGTCATTCCCCATCATTACTTTTGTGGGTATAGGTTTCACTCATGTGGTCGCTGATATGTCGGCATCCTTTATTGCCATGCTTAACGGCGCCAATGTTTCTGTGGGCAAGTATATTTGGAAACTGCTTATTCCTGCTTCTTTAGGTAACATCGTTGGGGGCGTCTTCTTTAGTGCTGTTGTTCCCTTTTACTTACATTTGGTGGTTGTGGAACGCGATCGGAAGAGATTATCGTTACCAGCATATGAGGCAAGAGATGAACAACCAGAACTAAATATGGATTCAAGAGTCGTCAGGGTACCAAAACATGAGTTAGAGGAAGATGCCGAAAATGACattagtgatggtgattcAACCGAAACTGGTGGTGACCTTGAAGATCTGAAAGAGAAGGATCCTGCAGGCATATATAATATGACAAATGATAGTTCAAGTTACTTAACTGGGAGAAGTCTAAACTCCCTACTATCGTCACCTTCATCAGTCGTAACTTCGGATAATGCTACCATGGAATCGGATATAGGGGAACCCGTCCCATTCACACCTAAAACTAACCCCATAAGAGGATCTTCACATTTAAGGTTACCTTATAACCGCTCAACAAAGTCCATTAACAATCGACATTTTAATAAGCGCCACAGTTTAAGATCACCGCCTGGTGTCTTCCCTGTAAGGGGAATGGGCGAGCCACTAGAGAGAGAGAAGACCATTGAAGATGCAACTTACGACCCTAAGAATAATGAACTCTTTTTAAGgaaagctgaaacgcaTAACTCTTCACTGGcaaaaaatgagagaaaAGAGGATGATAACCTGCTAAGGTTAGTGaaaactgaagaagatcGCGAGCAAAAAGAGTATCAAGAAAATGGGGGTTACAATATCTTGGAAAATAAGCCAGGTGCCAAGCTAGAAAAGATAATTACTCATCTTGCCGAAAGTGTACCTTCTAGGGAAGTGACTCCTCCAGTGTTACCTAGAACAACACAAGATACTTTTCCTCATAACGCTACAGCCTCCTCTCCAGAGTACGCAGACGATGTTCATTCTCTACGTAGAGCAAACAGTACCACATTAGGTGGATTGTTTAGAGCTGTTTCAAGAGAGTTCCATTCCAGCAAAGACGCAGAGAGTCCAGATGACttactcaaaaaaatggcCGCCGTTGGCATAAACCGCAAGGCAAGAATTACAGCAAACAATGTTGCCGGAATTGTTAACCTGAACGAAGAGGACCTGGATGGATCCGCAAGGTGA